AATGTAAgcaacttattattattattattattattattattattattattattattattattattattattattattatctagaGTGTTTAATATGCTATAACTAATGCCTGTTTGCAGCCTGACAGCATTCGTGTGATGGGGGACAAAGCAACTGCTAGAGATACCATGAAGAATGCTGGTGTTCCATGTGTACCTGGAGGTGAAGGTCTATTACAGGTATTTTGATTCATTTACATCATTATAATATTGAGTTTCTTGATGCCAAAATATCAAGTTTTTGTAGTGATGACATGTGTGTTTTGAttcttataaaaataataatagagCACAGAGGAAGGCATCAAGCTTGCTGATGAGATTGGATACCCTGTCATGATTAAGGCCACAGCAGGTGGTGGTGGTCGTGGAATGCGTCTTGCAAAAGAACGTGATGAATTTGTAAAATTGTTGCAGGTATTATAAAATCTACAGTTAACTATTTTATGcacatttttccttttttttttttttttttttttcggtttaTGATTTCATAAAGAGACATTTTTGCTAGATTCAGATTGTATGGTTTATGAATTTGAATCCTGAAGCAAattttaaatctttttttttgtttgtatttTTCTCTTAACAGCAAGCCCAGAGTGAGGCTGCAGCTGCATTTGGAAATGATGGTGTTTATTTGGAGAAATACATCCAAAACCCAAGGCACATTGAGTTCCAggtaattgtttttttttgtcatcgtgaaatgaccattttgcccctacCGACCTGTTGAGTTTCTAACTGCAGCGACATGCTTATTTCAGGTTCTTGCAGATAAATATGGTAATGTTGTTCACTTTGGAGAGCGTGACTGCAGTAttcaggtatatatatatatatatatatatatatatatatatatatatatatatatatatatatatattctacaaTCGGTTATTTTGCTTACTTTTATTTAGATATGTGTGGTAAAAATGATGATTTTGCCCTTTGCAGAGGAGGAACCAGAAGTTGCTTGAAGAAGCACCGTCGCCTGCATTAACCCCAGAGCTAAGGAAAGCGATGGGTGATGCAGCAGTTGCTGCAGCAGCATCAATTGGGTACATTGGTGTTGGTACTGTAGAGTTTCTTTTGGATGAAAGAGGTCAATTTTACTTCATGGAAATGAACACCAGAATCCaggttagttaaaaaaaaaaactaaactaaCAAATTATTATAAACTccattttattataaataaatgttgtgaccctttgttttttgtttttttaatattaaaaaaaggTCGAGCATCCAGTAACCGAAATGATATCTTCAGTCGACTTAATAGAGGAGCAAATTCGTGTTGCTATGGGTGAAAAACTCCGTATGACTCAGGTACTAAATTATTTTTCTCATCTTTTTATGCATCAAAAATATTTGTTATTTTATCTTGAATTATTATTACAGGATGATATTGTGCTTAGAGGACACTCGATTGAATGCCGTATCAATGCAGAAGATGCTTTCAAGAATTTCAGACCAGGACCAGGTTCtacttatatatttttttgttgatacatatgttttttttttaataaaaaaaattattttgttgaTTAATTCATTTGTTTAATATCAGGGAGAATTACATCTTACTTGCCATCTGGAGGTCCATTTGTGAGAATGGATAGTCACGTTTATACCGATTATGTTGTTCCACCAAGCTATGATTCTCTACTTGGAAAGGTTTGTAATATATTTTTTCAACACCAAATTTCAGGAAATAGCAAATATTAATTGAATTGCTCATATTAGTAGCATTTATATTTTTAGTGTTTAATTTAAGTGTCAACATTGAATTATTTTTTAGCTTATCGTATGGGCCCCAACAAGAGAAAAGGCAATTGAGCGCATGAAGAGGGCTCTTAATGATACCATTATCACAGGTAATATAAACACTTTCGATACAAAcattaatttttagttttttggtTTTGCCAAAAGATTTGTTTTTTTCAATAAGTTGATTTTTAATTATCAGGTGTTCCAACTACAATCGAGTACCACAAGCTAATTCTTGAAATCGAAGTAGGCAACTTgtctcatgttttttttttcctaaaatcTTGATAttgtaattaatttaattattaacttTTTTATTCACTATGTTTCAGGACTTCAAAAATGGAAAAGTTGATACTGCTTTTATTCCAAAGCACGAGGAGGAATTAGCCGAGGTAAGAGTAAACAcaaatttgaatttatatttgAATTAGTAGTATTTAATTAATGTTGAACAGACACAAATTTGGATTTATATTTGAATCAAGTATTTAATTGATGTTGAACAAACACGAtttgaatttatttatataagGTGGATAAATTTTGCATTTTTAAGTTACTAATTAAGAGGCATTAAATTGCTGATTATGTGTttttgatatgattatggttgcAGCCACAGAACTTGGTTACCTCATCTTCTGCTAAAGAAGTCGCAAATGCTGTAGCTTAAAAGACTTATTTCATCACTTGGTATTTTTCTGTATGCAAAAAAAATGTTAGCTTTTTTGTCTCGAAAATAACTTTTAAGCTGTGCtttctctttgattttttttgagaTTGAATGAGtttaattcacaaattatcaaaCTCGTATCCAATTAGATGACAGTTTAATAATAACTTTTTTGAACGTCCTCATTTGGTTTAAATGACCTCCCTTGTTTTGTTGGAAACATTGCACTTCTAAAAGTGCTTACAAATGCAATAATTACAAAGGAAAGAAATGAAACTAATTTGATGCAATACACTAAACTAGAAaggaaaaataaaatagaaatattaaactgcattgtgtgtgtgtgtgtgtgttgttgaCAAAGAGTAAAATTCAGTAAATATTATCAGAAATTAATTAATACAAAAGGCTTATTATGCTTAGTTGCAATGCGTAATGTGTGGCTACATACATATGCACTCGTAAAATTTTGCGACTTGTGTCCACAGAAATGTTGGTCCGAGATTATGAGCtaaatatttaataatttatatttttcaaTGCAAACACAACAAATATTAACAAAAACATCCAATAACGTTTTGAATTATTATATGTTGATTTTAGTtatgtattattattttttaaaagtttaatcatCAACTTCACTAAAACACCAAAAGaccaaaatatttatttcctccAACCAGAACTGGGCCACACCACATCAGCCCCAAAGACTCGAAGAGTATCACATGGCGgatatatatctatatctatatccgACCAGTTAGCAATAAGCTCATCACAAGGAGTTAAACTACAACCACAAAAATAATTCAAACACCACCATAATAACCATTCATATTCATTATAACATTACTAGACTCGAATCTAGTGTCTTACTTGTCCAAATCTCCAAATATCATATCCGATCCAACAAGTTATTATTTTTTCACAAGAATTTTATCAATTCTCTAtcggttttcaaaatttaaagtgGAACGATCTTTTGGTATCCTCAAAAGTTGTTGGGACATAGTTTGAAACCCTTCACGATGAATTcatcataaaaaaaatttaaaatataatatatgctTGCAAGTCTAGCAGCATGTTCCTTTTGACTGTAACCATCTTCCAGCCAATCAAAAAGGTGAAAAAGTAATCAAGATACTCATAAGTTGCTAAGAAACTAAAACAATTTTCGATAAAATACCGTTAAACATATTACAAATGTCTACTAGCTGTATTATTCTTATTACGATtcattttatttggttgtatttttttttttgttttgatgttatttatttaattgtaTATTTTCTTCGATGTTATTCTTTTATctatataatttttaattttgattAACTTTTTGAGTTTAGTA
The genomic region above belongs to Lactuca sativa cultivar Salinas chromosome 4, Lsat_Salinas_v11, whole genome shotgun sequence and contains:
- the LOC111914647 gene encoding biotin carboxylase 2, chloroplastic, producing MDSAAMTFCSKPVTSPPGLFIGRSSGIKSSQCSFLVGNKLNFPRQRVQASQKARKSGKHEGALGATCRAEKILIANRGEIAVRVIRTAHEMGIPCVAVYSTIDKDALHVKLADESVCIGEAPSSQSYLLIPNVLSAAISHGCTMLHPGYGFLAENAVFVEMCRGHGINFIGPNPDSIRVMGDKATARDTMKNAGVPCVPGGEGLLQSTEEGIKLADEIGYPVMIKATAGGGGRGMRLAKERDEFVKLLQQAQSEAAAAFGNDGVYLEKYIQNPRHIEFQVLADKYGNVVHFGERDCSIQRRNQKLLEEAPSPALTPELRKAMGDAAVAAAASIGYIGVGTVEFLLDERGQFYFMEMNTRIQVEHPVTEMISSVDLIEEQIRVAMGEKLRMTQDDIVLRGHSIECRINAEDAFKNFRPGPGRITSYLPSGGPFVRMDSHVYTDYVVPPSYDSLLGKLIVWAPTREKAIERMKRALNDTIITGVPTTIEYHKLILEIEDFKNGKVDTAFIPKHEEELAEPQNLVTSSSAKEVANAVA